From Halotia branconii CENA392, the proteins below share one genomic window:
- a CDS encoding CHAT domain-containing protein, with protein sequence MADLTQLLQWLITFLNSPVGSQQTRVIKTARGQKVGESPPELTNADLELLFHELLEGVYQGRERQWAINYLERMEERISVERWIDWLLIFGEKLLTSPAPNHQLATRMVQLGELRVGTIGELSYDIGTQLLTRNLSEWYDDNEEPEAETTISETSESLTDSPGQELIRNLGELLWESDDLEIETTTASPADTNEQSRELIWEYEGEEVETAAVNDEPRGSLIEEYPQEEVEATLLPQENLEDLIREDTQEEVEAPRVLPLLIPAQEDVIGNLSELSLDYVVKTPAPIVSKEKVGDRSLTNLEPQVANTLDELLVRLDQSTNLAQQLASNLAISPSQTPAITTNPSNAQAWFYQGLQQAKTGDLLGAIASYNQAIEIQPNSSEYWFNRGLTLFHLKHFAEAIASYNQAIELKPDYYKAWHNRGGTLGELGQFEEAITSFDQAIKIQPDYPDAWSSKGLALLKLGQLWEAIASYDEAVRLEPQDPENWYFRGIALAVSEQHEEAIASYDEALELEPDFHEVWIDRGVVLFNLKRWQEAIASWDKALSSQPNFYLAWYNRGIALDNLARREEAIDSYRQAIAIKPDFHLAWYNQAVALFYLEQFTEAIISYDNALQIKLDYWEAWIGRGTAIGHLENTEALSSLSTNLAATNPALKYGGYEGKLASYEEGLKHVRPDTYPEGWGRLHLAIGNTHYDLGKKHPTSRNYWHNAITEYNQALLTLTSEDFAQLHLEVLQSLIKALLGLGETAQAQELQQHSVNLLQQLLNEPTRPDESKKQLALKFAGVWQLAVDVHVDYGDLVEAWEMAEQIKNSCLNWLLFDWNQEIYSPNYHSVQQLLDPTTAIIYWHISPVALHTFIIKDEAPSPILVFTPIQEIGKISLEETATSGDELPLTEAARRLIEFENWLEDWNHTHQEYCSQVPSQQNKSNHSWRLEMEPRLLKLKNILQISTIAQELEDITQLILVPHRNLHRLPLHALFDPHQEDLPSVASNFTITYLPSIQTGLNLKTKNLQQSSNQKLLSIEHPNSTGYATLKFSQIESEIVSQMFNNPQRIQGVKATKNVVENALFNSNNILHFTGYATTNNSEPKKSELALADEEKLTLAEICQGNLASYNLVTLSACETAKINKYNITTEYVGLVNGFLWRKVPHVVSTLWTVESSASALVMIEFYRKLQQDKSATTALAEATAWLKELTAGELTKWYEDLLNNLQSEELRVRTYLATYLYRSSKMTPDQKLYDHPYYWAAFIITGKLS encoded by the coding sequence ATGGCAGATCTCACGCAGCTATTGCAGTGGCTTATAACATTTTTAAACAGCCCCGTTGGTAGTCAGCAGACTCGTGTTATCAAGACTGCGAGGGGACAGAAGGTTGGAGAATCACCTCCTGAACTCACGAATGCGGATCTGGAACTTTTGTTTCATGAACTGTTGGAAGGTGTCTATCAAGGACGTGAACGACAGTGGGCGATCAATTATCTAGAACGCATGGAAGAACGCATTAGTGTTGAGCGTTGGATAGATTGGTTACTAATTTTTGGTGAAAAATTACTTACATCACCCGCACCAAATCATCAGTTAGCAACGCGGATGGTACAGCTAGGTGAGCTTCGTGTCGGTACAATTGGAGAACTTTCTTATGACATTGGCACACAGCTGTTGACACGTAATTTAAGCGAATGGTACGACGATAATGAGGAGCCAGAAGCCGAAACTACAATTTCTGAAACGTCTGAAAGCCTAACAGACTCTCCAGGACAGGAGTTAATACGTAACTTAGGCGAACTGTTATGGGAATCTGACGATCTAGAAATTGAAACCACGACAGCATCCCCAGCAGATACTAATGAGCAATCAAGAGAATTAATCTGGGAATATGAAGGTGAAGAAGTTGAAACCGCAGCAGTCAACGATGAGCCAAGAGGCTCGTTGATTGAGGAATATCCACAGGAAGAAGTTGAAGCTACCTTATTACCGCAAGAAAACTTAGAAGATTTAATTAGGGAAGATACACAAGAAGAAGTCGAAGCCCCAAGGGTACTACCTCTGCTGATTCCTGCACAAGAAGATGTAATTGGTAATTTAAGCGAACTTTCATTAGACTATGTAGTCAAAACCCCAGCCCCCATCGTCTCAAAAGAAAAGGTTGGGGATCGGTCTCTCACTAATTTAGAGCCACAAGTAGCTAACACTTTAGATGAATTATTAGTCAGGTTGGATCAAAGTACAAACTTAGCCCAACAATTGGCTTCCAATCTGGCAATTTCCCCAAGCCAAACTCCAGCGATTACCACCAACCCGTCGAATGCTCAAGCATGGTTTTACCAAGGTCTTCAGCAAGCTAAAACTGGTGATTTGTTAGGGGCGATCGCTTCTTATAATCAAGCAATAGAAATTCAGCCCAACTCTTCTGAATATTGGTTTAACAGAGGCTTGACTTTATTTCATTTAAAACATTTTGCTGAGGCGATCGCTTCTTATAATCAAGCTATAGAATTAAAACCCGACTATTACAAAGCTTGGCACAATCGGGGTGGAACCTTAGGTGAACTAGGACAATTCGAGGAAGCGATCACATCTTTTGATCAAGCAATCAAAATCCAGCCCGATTACCCAGATGCTTGGTCTAGCAAGGGTTTAGCGCTACTGAAGTTAGGGCAACTGTGGGAAGCGATCGCCTCTTATGATGAAGCTGTACGTTTAGAACCCCAAGATCCAGAAAACTGGTATTTTCGAGGGATCGCCTTAGCTGTTAGTGAGCAACATGAAGAAGCGATCGCCTCTTATGATGAAGCTTTAGAACTAGAACCGGACTTTCATGAAGTTTGGATTGATCGCGGTGTAGTTCTATTTAATTTAAAACGCTGGCAAGAAGCGATCGCCTCTTGGGACAAAGCTCTTTCAAGTCAGCCTAACTTTTACTTAGCTTGGTACAACCGGGGTATAGCTTTAGATAACTTAGCACGCCGCGAAGAAGCGATTGATTCTTATCGTCAAGCCATAGCAATTAAACCCGATTTTCATTTAGCATGGTACAACCAAGCAGTAGCCCTATTTTATTTAGAACAATTTACTGAAGCGATCATTTCTTACGACAATGCCTTACAAATTAAACTTGACTACTGGGAAGCTTGGATTGGTCGAGGTACAGCAATTGGTCATTTAGAGAATACTGAGGCGCTGTCGAGTTTGTCAACTAATCTAGCAGCGACAAATCCCGCCCTTAAGTATGGTGGCTATGAAGGGAAATTAGCCAGTTACGAAGAAGGATTGAAACATGTCCGCCCAGATACTTATCCTGAAGGTTGGGGGAGATTGCATTTAGCGATCGGTAATACCCATTACGATTTAGGCAAGAAACATCCGACATCTCGTAATTACTGGCACAATGCCATAACTGAATATAATCAAGCACTATTAACCCTCACAAGTGAAGATTTTGCCCAGTTACATTTAGAAGTTTTGCAATCTTTAATCAAAGCGCTTTTGGGTTTAGGAGAAACAGCACAAGCACAAGAATTACAGCAACACAGTGTCAATTTGCTGCAACAATTGCTTAATGAACCTACTCGCCCTGACGAAAGTAAAAAACAGCTAGCTCTCAAATTTGCCGGAGTTTGGCAATTAGCAGTTGATGTCCATGTAGATTACGGTGATTTGGTGGAAGCCTGGGAAATGGCAGAACAAATCAAAAATTCTTGCTTAAATTGGCTGTTATTCGATTGGAATCAAGAAATTTACTCACCCAATTATCATTCAGTTCAACAACTGCTTGATCCCACTACAGCGATTATTTACTGGCATATTAGCCCAGTAGCTCTACACACTTTCATTATTAAAGATGAAGCACCATCACCTATCCTCGTCTTTACACCCATACAAGAGATAGGGAAAATATCTTTAGAAGAAACCGCTACATCTGGCGATGAATTGCCTTTAACTGAAGCAGCAAGGCGCTTAATTGAATTTGAAAATTGGCTGGAAGATTGGAACCACACACACCAAGAATATTGTAGTCAAGTTCCATCTCAGCAAAACAAGAGTAATCATTCTTGGCGATTAGAAATGGAACCGAGGTTGTTAAAACTGAAAAATATCCTCCAAATTTCCACAATTGCCCAAGAACTTGAAGATATTACTCAACTAATTCTTGTTCCCCACCGTAACTTGCACAGATTGCCTCTCCATGCACTGTTTGATCCTCACCAAGAAGATTTGCCAAGCGTGGCATCTAATTTTACTATTACTTATTTGCCTAGTATCCAAACAGGTTTAAATTTAAAAACTAAAAATTTACAGCAGTCATCAAATCAAAAATTGCTCAGTATTGAGCATCCTAATAGTACAGGTTATGCAACACTAAAATTTTCCCAAATTGAATCTGAAATCGTCAGTCAGATGTTTAATAATCCTCAACGCATTCAGGGAGTAAAAGCTACTAAAAATGTGGTCGAAAATGCCTTATTTAATAGTAATAATATATTACATTTTACTGGATATGCTACTACTAATAATAGTGAGCCAAAAAAATCAGAATTAGCTTTAGCAGATGAAGAAAAACTAACTTTAGCAGAAATCTGTCAAGGAAATCTAGCTAGCTACAATTTGGTAACTCTTTCTGCTTGTGAAACTGCCAAAATTAACAAATATAATATTACTACTGAATATGTGGGTTTAGTTAATGGTTTTCTCTGGAGAAAAGTACCCCATGTCGTGAGTACTCTTTGGACTGTAGAATCATCTGCGAGTGCGTTGGTGATGATAGAGTTTTATCGCAAGCTACAGCAAGATAAATCTGCAACGACTGCATTAGCTGAAGCAACAGCATGGCTAAAAGAACTAACTGCTGGAGAATTAACAAAATGGTATGAAGACTTACTTAATAATCTGCAATCTGAAGAGTTGAGAGTTAGGACTTATTTAGCTACATATCTATATAGAAGTAGTAAAATGACACCAGATCAAAAGCTTTACGATCATCCCTATTACTGGGCAGCATTCATTATTACAGGTAAATTGAGTTGA
- a CDS encoding putative 2-dehydropantoate 2-reductase yields the protein MCDRKYAILGTGALGGFYGGKLQKAGLDVHFLLRSDYDHVKKYGLLVESKDGDFALPQVNAYQDIEKMPQCDVVVVALKTTQNYLLPKLLPPIVKNGGVVLVLQNGLGIEEEIAQIIGNVSIIGGLCFLCSNKVAQGHICHLDYGHITLGEYIPGYPTVGITDKIQQIAHDFHRAGIAIELAEDLLLARWKKLVWNIPYNGLSVILNARTDELMADMYTCKLVEQLMFEVAAGANSHGRNIPDSFIQKMLDYTVKMKPYRTSMKIDYDECRPLEIEAIFGNPIRQAQTAGASLLQISCIYNQLKFLDTKNQKQ from the coding sequence ATGTGCGATCGCAAGTATGCCATTCTAGGAACTGGTGCATTAGGTGGATTTTATGGAGGCAAATTACAAAAAGCTGGTTTGGATGTGCATTTTTTGCTCAGAAGTGACTATGACCATGTCAAAAAATATGGTTTACTCGTTGAGTCTAAAGACGGTGACTTTGCCCTTCCCCAAGTTAATGCTTATCAAGATATAGAGAAAATGCCACAATGCGATGTGGTAGTAGTTGCATTAAAAACAACACAAAATTATTTGCTACCGAAATTGTTACCACCTATTGTTAAAAATGGTGGGGTGGTGTTGGTATTGCAAAATGGACTTGGTATAGAAGAAGAAATTGCCCAAATAATTGGCAACGTCAGTATTATTGGTGGACTGTGCTTTTTGTGTTCCAATAAAGTAGCACAAGGACATATTTGCCACTTGGACTATGGACATATTACTTTAGGGGAATATATTCCAGGCTATCCTACTGTTGGCATTACAGACAAAATACAGCAAATTGCCCATGACTTTCATCGGGCTGGGATTGCAATAGAATTAGCTGAAGACTTACTATTAGCACGTTGGAAAAAGTTGGTGTGGAATATTCCTTACAATGGTCTTTCTGTAATTCTCAATGCCAGAACAGATGAATTAATGGCAGATATGTACACTTGCAAATTAGTCGAACAATTAATGTTTGAAGTAGCGGCAGGGGCAAATAGTCATGGGCGTAATATTCCTGACAGTTTCATTCAAAAAATGCTAGATTACACCGTCAAAATGAAACCTTACCGCACTAGCATGAAAATTGACTATGATGAATGTCGCCCCCTAGAGATAGAGGCAATTTTTGGCAATCCAATACGTCAGGCACAAACAGCAGGTGCAAGTTTATTACAAATTAGTTGTATCTACAATCAGTTGAAGTTTCTAGATACCAAAAATCAAAAACAATAA
- a CDS encoding ABC transporter permease, with protein MNWWQRLQKNPLARFGAILLLIFYLAVIAADFVAPYDPYASQANGSLLPPTQVYWVSKSSGRFIGPHIYPTTQGDTDLQTGDRQLIVNFKKPSPLRLFVSGAEYRLLQLSLPLPPEWDETIIFPGIPLDWHLFGAANEAKFNILGTDEQGRDQFSRLVHGGRISLFIGIIGVIITFPLGLFIGGISGYFGGWTDSVIMRLAEVLMTFPSIYLLVTLGAVLPPGLSSTQRFLLIVVITSVISWAGLARVIRGQVLSIKEREFVQAARAMGGKPIYIILRHVLPQTATYVIISATLAVPSFISAEAVLSLIGLGIQQPDPSWGNMLSLASNASILVLQPWLIWPPALLIILTVLAFNLLGDGLRDALDPRSLRR; from the coding sequence ATGAATTGGTGGCAAAGACTGCAAAAGAATCCTTTGGCGCGATTTGGGGCAATTTTACTGTTAATTTTTTATCTAGCAGTAATTGCTGCTGATTTTGTTGCCCCTTATGACCCCTATGCCTCACAGGCAAATGGTTCCCTACTGCCACCAACTCAGGTTTATTGGGTTTCAAAATCATCAGGGCGGTTTATTGGCCCTCATATTTATCCTACGACCCAAGGAGATACTGACCTGCAAACAGGCGATCGCCAACTGATTGTAAACTTTAAAAAACCCTCACCCTTACGTTTATTTGTCTCTGGGGCAGAATATCGGCTGTTGCAGCTGAGTTTGCCACTGCCGCCTGAGTGGGATGAAACTATCATCTTTCCCGGCATACCCTTGGATTGGCATTTATTTGGTGCAGCTAATGAGGCTAAATTTAATATCTTAGGTACTGACGAACAAGGACGCGACCAATTCAGTCGCTTAGTACATGGGGGTCGCATTAGCTTATTTATCGGAATTATCGGAGTTATTATTACCTTTCCCCTAGGTCTTTTTATAGGTGGCATTTCTGGTTATTTTGGCGGCTGGACTGACAGTGTTATCATGCGCCTCGCAGAAGTACTGATGACTTTCCCAAGTATTTATCTTCTAGTTACCTTAGGTGCAGTCTTACCACCTGGTTTAAGCAGTACCCAACGCTTTTTATTGATTGTGGTAATTACTTCAGTAATTAGCTGGGCTGGTTTAGCACGGGTAATTCGCGGACAAGTATTATCAATTAAAGAGCGAGAATTTGTCCAAGCAGCAAGAGCAATGGGTGGTAAGCCAATTTATATTATTCTCCGCCACGTTTTGCCGCAAACGGCTACTTATGTAATTATCTCTGCTACTCTTGCGGTTCCTAGTTTTATTAGCGCTGAGGCAGTATTAAGTCTAATTGGCTTAGGTATTCAACAACCAGACCCATCATGGGGAAATATGCTTTCTCTGGCAAGCAATGCCTCTATTTTGGTGTTGCAACCTTGGTTAATTTGGCCGCCAGCACTGCTAATTATTCTGACGGTACTGGCTTTCAATTTGTTGGGTGATGGACTCAGAGATGCTCTCGACCCCCGCAGTTTACGAAGATAA
- a CDS encoding Npun_R2479 family HD domain-containing metalloprotein: protein MFNVTEILIDAFVKQIREGYRRTYGCSKNDYQDIIAWAGSMALENIANSDALYHNVEHSVLVTLVGQEMLRGKHIREGGVSSEDWLHFIISLVCHDIGYVKGVCRQDQEAAGLYATGKNGRMISLHPGASDASLTPYHVDRAKLFIDERFGGHKLIDADVIKSNIEWTRFPVPTAEDHQETANFAGLVRAADLIGQLSDPRYLKKITSLFYEFEETGMNKVLGYETPADLRKNYAKFYWNGVHPYIKEGLRYLSLTQQGKQIVANLYSNVFVVEHEKQQEEHLYLVEQRHA from the coding sequence ATGTTCAATGTCACTGAAATTTTAATTGATGCTTTTGTCAAGCAAATTCGAGAAGGCTACCGTCGTACATACGGCTGCTCGAAAAATGATTACCAAGATATCATCGCTTGGGCAGGGAGTATGGCATTGGAAAATATTGCCAATAGCGACGCTCTTTATCACAACGTTGAACACTCGGTTTTAGTTACCTTGGTAGGACAGGAAATGTTACGTGGTAAACACATTCGAGAAGGTGGCGTTTCCAGCGAAGACTGGCTACATTTCATCATTTCTTTGGTATGCCATGATATCGGTTATGTCAAAGGAGTTTGCCGACAAGACCAAGAGGCCGCAGGTTTATATGCTACAGGTAAAAATGGCAGAATGATTTCTCTACACCCAGGAGCTTCTGATGCCAGCCTTACACCTTATCATGTTGATAGAGCCAAACTTTTTATTGATGAGCGTTTTGGCGGTCACAAGTTGATAGATGCTGACGTGATTAAGAGTAATATTGAATGGACTCGTTTCCCAGTACCTACAGCAGAAGATCATCAAGAGACAGCTAACTTTGCTGGATTAGTGCGTGCTGCTGATTTAATCGGGCAATTAAGCGACCCGCGTTATTTAAAGAAAATTACCTCTTTATTTTACGAGTTTGAAGAAACTGGGATGAATAAGGTTTTGGGCTACGAGACACCTGCTGATTTACGCAAAAACTACGCTAAATTTTACTGGAATGGTGTTCATCCCTACATCAAAGAAGGATTGCGTTACTTATCTTTGACACAGCAAGGAAAACAAATTGTTGCTAACCTCTACTCGAACGTATTTGTTGTAGAACATGAAAAACAGCAAGAAGAACATCTATATTTAGTTGAGCAACGACATGCTTAG
- a CDS encoding efflux RND transporter periplasmic adaptor subunit — protein sequence MDNESFLEVETEAPVKVDEDESFSKADTQQTRPWLIPLFIGTGLGIAIALGGISLFTYLPSRQQSAVAKKVAPTVNPAMTVTIAPVEKTRIFRTFNTTGTVAARDLIPVLPQVNSLQIKIIPEDIKEGAFVNKGQVLAILDDSILQAQISQAKAEIESKQADVVSKQAEITSKQASVASNQAIVKQKRADLGQAQAKLEEAEKNFQRYQKLAASGAISQQELDTRFYTVKTAKESVRLAQENIYSAQANVSSAKANIGSAKANVNKAQADVRSSVAKVQQLQTQLKQTVVRAPISGMIAEKLARVGDVTGVPPQTQTGTVIGGTQKLFSIIRNGRLELQARVPQMQLPQIDIGASVQITSDVDRRVRSQGRVREIQPLVNPQRREATVKIDLPVTDLLKPGMFARAAINTNTTMGIAVPQKAVQSQPDGSVILFTLSDEDIVRAQKVEVGELIDGDRVEIKSGLQISNNLKQDISNLRVVVNGASYLKDGDKVRVANQ from the coding sequence TTGGACAACGAAAGTTTTTTAGAAGTGGAAACAGAAGCACCTGTAAAGGTTGATGAGGATGAATCTTTTAGTAAAGCAGATACTCAGCAAACCCGTCCTTGGTTAATACCGCTATTTATAGGTACTGGCTTGGGGATAGCGATCGCTTTGGGTGGTATAAGTTTATTTACTTACCTTCCTAGTCGTCAACAAAGTGCAGTAGCAAAGAAAGTCGCACCGACAGTTAACCCAGCCATGACAGTCACTATCGCCCCAGTAGAAAAGACCCGTATTTTCCGCACTTTCAATACTACTGGGACTGTAGCAGCTCGTGATTTGATTCCTGTTTTGCCACAGGTCAACAGTTTACAAATCAAAATTATCCCTGAAGACATTAAAGAGGGAGCTTTTGTCAACAAAGGTCAAGTACTGGCAATACTGGATGATTCCATACTGCAAGCCCAAATTAGTCAAGCAAAAGCAGAGATAGAATCTAAGCAAGCCGATGTGGTATCTAAGCAAGCAGAAATAACATCCAAGCAAGCTAGTGTGGCATCTAATCAGGCGATAGTTAAACAAAAACGAGCCGACTTAGGGCAAGCCCAAGCCAAATTAGAAGAAGCTGAAAAGAATTTTCAACGTTATCAAAAACTTGCCGCTTCGGGAGCGATTAGTCAGCAAGAACTTGATACTCGTTTTTACACAGTGAAAACTGCTAAAGAGTCTGTACGCCTAGCCCAAGAAAATATTTATAGCGCTCAAGCAAATGTCAGTAGTGCCAAAGCAAATATTGGCAGTGCCAAAGCAAATGTGAATAAAGCCCAAGCTGATGTCCGTAGTAGTGTGGCCAAGGTACAACAACTGCAAACTCAACTCAAGCAAACTGTAGTGCGTGCGCCGATTTCGGGAATGATTGCCGAGAAATTAGCCAGAGTCGGCGATGTTACGGGTGTACCGCCACAAACTCAAACTGGGACTGTGATTGGTGGTACACAAAAGCTGTTTTCTATTATCCGTAACGGTAGGTTAGAACTTCAGGCACGGGTTCCGCAAATGCAATTGCCACAGATAGATATTGGTGCATCTGTACAAATTACCTCAGATGTTGATCGTCGAGTGCGATCGCAAGGACGAGTTAGAGAAATCCAACCGCTAGTAAATCCCCAAAGGCGCGAAGCTACAGTCAAAATTGATTTACCCGTAACAGATTTATTAAAACCTGGGATGTTTGCGCGGGCAGCAATTAACACTAATACAACAATGGGGATAGCTGTACCCCAAAAAGCAGTGCAATCCCAACCAGATGGCAGCGTCATTTTATTTACCTTATCGGACGAAGATATAGTCCGCGCCCAGAAAGTAGAAGTAGGAGAACTTATCGATGGTGACAGAGTAGAAATCAAGAGTGGGTTGCAAATCAGCAATAACTTAAAACAAGACATTTCAAATCTGCGCGTAGTAGTTAACGGTGCAAGCTACCTCAAAGACGGCGACAAGGTAAGAGTCGCAAACCAATAA